The Bradyrhizobium barranii subsp. barranii genome segment GGCCTGGTGCGCATCGATCGCGGCACGGCGTGCGCCGAGCGGCCGCTTCACCTATGGCTTTCGCGCCTCCACCATCCTTGCGGCGCTGGCGAACGCGGTGTTCCTGCTAGTCGCGACAGGCGCGATCGGCTGGGAGGCGATCTTGCGGCTGCGCGAGCCGGAGCCGGTTGCGGGCGTGACCGTGATGGTGGTCGCCGGCATCGGCATCCTCATCAACGGTTTTACCGCCATGCTGTTCGCGCGCGGACGCAAGGACGACATCAACATCGAGGGCGCCTATCTGCACATGGCGGCCGACGCCGCGGTCTCGCTCGGCGTCGTGATCTCGGCGGCGCTGATCATCTGGACCGGCTGGCTCTGGCTCGATCCCGTCACCAGCCTCGTCATCTGCGCCACCATCCTCTGGAGCACCACCAGCCTGCTGCGCGGCTCCATCGACATGTCGATGGCGGCGGCGCCCAAGGGCACCGACATCGCCGCGATCAAGGTCTTTCTGCTGGAGCGGCCCGGCGTCTCGGGAATCCACGATCTCCACGTCTGGCCGATCTCGACCACCGAGACGGCACTGACCTGCCATCTTGTCATGCCCACCGGGGCCGGCGATGCATTCCTGATGGAGACGGCGCAGATGCTGAGGGCGTCGTTCCGCATCGGCCACACCACGCTTCAGATCGAGACGCATCCGGACAACGGCTGCGCGCTCGCGCCGGATGATGTGGTGTAGGACTCACAGGCCCATCCACGCCGTCACTGCGAGGAGCGAAGCGACGAAGCAATCCAGACTGTCTCCGCGGAGGCAGTCTGGATTGCTTCGCTACGCTCGCAATGACGGTGGATAGAGCGTCGCCTACGCCGCCTTCGCCGTGACGATCCAGATCGCGCCCTGCAACGCTACGCTTTGTCCCTTCATGAACGGCGCGAGCATCTCGCGGATCGAGGCTTTTGCAGCGGCATATGTCTCCGGCGGATGGCCCTGCAGCGCGCGGCTGGCGGGGCCGATCTGGAGCGAGCCCTCGACCGCGGCATCAAGCCCACCGCCGATTGCGACATCCATCGCCAGATTATGCGGCTCCATCGCCACGTCCACGAAGCCTGCACCTTTCAGGATGCGCGTCACGCGCTCTTCAGAAGCAAAGGCGAACGGGCCCGGCTCTTCCGGCCCGACCGGCGGCATCTTCGGAACATGTTTGTAGACCGCCATCAGCGGCGCCATCATCCACGGATTTTCCTTCGGCTCGCGCCAGCAGGCGAAGGCGAGCCGTCCGGTCGGCTTCAGCGCGCGGCGGAGGTTGGTGAAGGACGCAATGGGATCGGCGAAGAACATGACGCCGAAGCGCGACGCCAACAGGTCAAAGCTCGCCGGCTCGAACGGATGCACCGTCGCATCCGCCAGCACGAAATCGAGCGGCAGGCCTTTTGGCGCAAACGCGCGCGCCTGCAACAGCATCGGATCGGAGACGTCGAGGCCGAGCGCGAAGCCATCGGGCGCGACAGCCTTCGCGAACGCGAACGTCGTCGCACCGGAGCCGCAGCCGACATCGAGCACGCGCTCGCCCGGCTTCGGCCTGGCGCGATCGATCAGCATGTCGGCGATGGGTCCGAGCAAGCTTTCCTGGGCAGCGTGCCGATCGGCCCAGCGCTGCCCGCTCGGACCGTTCCAATAGGCGATCTGGTCGGCATTCTCTGCGTGTCCGCTTGGCTGTTCCATGGATCCCCTCCGGCAGCTTGGTCGAAAGACCCCGATGCCGAAAAGCAAGGACGCCGTCAACTGAGGCGGCCTGTTCGGTCCACCTGTCAGCGAGACGTTCTTGCGTTCACGCCGCACGGCACGGCGTCAGAGGTTGACGGACGCTGAGGTCTTCAACTGCCGACCTGCGCTACGCCGGATCATTCGGCCGCGAGCGAAACTCCGGTTCGCTTGGCGAGGACGCGGCGAAAGTCGGCTGCCAGCTCGTCGTAATAGTTGGCAAGCTCCTCGTAGAAGGCCCGACCGGCCTCATCAGGAGCTTCTTGAGCCGCTTTCATGCAGTGGGCGGCTTTCGACTCGTACCTTTCCAGCTTGATGCGAAGATCACTCATCACGGCGATACTCCACGCTGCCACAGGGAGCCGTAACGTTGGTTCGGATGGCGATCAAAAAGATGACCGAAAAAGGGCAATTTTGGACCCTTGGAGGGCGGCTCGTGGGCGTCCGATGCCGGGCGCAACGAGGCAGGACAGCCGCCAGCGGCCAAATCGGCGCGCCGTCAGCCGGAACTACCAAGTTGGAATGATCGAGCCGCGGCGGCTCATGCGTCGCGCTTCGCGCAAACACGCCCGGCAACAATGTCGGTAGATGAGGTCCAGCAGAGCACACATTGGCCACCCCTCCATCGTGAATTGCGGTGGACATTGGCCGACTCGCGGGCGGACGCCTGTGACAATCATCACAAAGGCGGTCTTGCTCGAGCCCTGTTTGCGATGCGTTCGGGCCTTGCTCGAACACCCGCGGGAGGGCTAAAGAGGCGCCTTGGGGCGGTTAGCTCAGCTGGTTAGAGCATCTCGTTTACACCGAGAGGGTCCGCGGTTCGAATCCGTGACCGCCCACCAGCCTGCGCTCGCGCAGCGACGCAGGCTGCCACGCCGAATCCCAACGGGCGAAGGCGGGCTTTTTTGCGGCGAGCTTCGGCTTGGCAAGCCAGCCTAATCCCCCGGCCTCCCCGGCAGCAGCGGCACCGCGTCGATCCACACCGCCGCCGACTGGCACCAGATCTGCCTGACGGGCCGCAATTTATCGCGCTGGCGGATTGAGCCCCAGCGGATGCCCCAATCGTCGGCCTGATCACCCTCGCCGCTGGTGAACAGCGGGGAACCGCAGTCGGCGCAGAAGTGCTGGAAGCGCATCCGGCCGTTGTCGCCGCGCTTGCCGTAGACCTTTGGCGTGCCAGCGGTCAGCCTCACGTCGGCGTTGCTACAGATCGCGGTCACCCGGAACGGCGATCCCGTCAGGGTCTGGCAATCCCGGCAATGGCAGACCGACACCGCCTCGGGGTCGATCTCGGCCTCAAAGGTGATCTGCCCGCAATGGCACTGCCCGTCGACCTGCATCGCCCTGATCCCCTGCCCCCAAAACAAAAACGGCGCCCGAAGGCGCCGTTTTATCATCTTTCGCTGAACCCTAGTGCGCGGTCAGTCCGCCGGCGGCCTCGTCCCCGTCCGGCTTCACCGTCACCTTGGTGTCCTCTTCCCAGACGATCGGCACGGGCTTCTTCACCAACGCCTTGGCGACGACGTCGTCCAGACGCGACACCGGGATGATCTCCATGCCGCCCTTGATCGCATCGGAAATCTCCGTGAGATCCTTGGCGTTGTCCTCGGGGATCAGCACCGTCTTGATGCCGCCGCGGGCAGCGGCCAGCAGCTTCTCCTTCAGGCCGCCGATCGGCAGCACACGGCCGCGCAGCGTGATCTCGCCGGTCATCGCGACATCGTGGCGGACCGGAATGCCGGTCATGACCGAGATGATCGCGGTGGCCATCGCCACGCCCGCCGACGGACCGTCCTTCGGCGTCGCGCCTTCCGGCACGTGCACGTGGATGTCGCGCCGGTCGAACAGCGGCGGCTCGATGCCGTAGACGATCGCACGCGAGCGCACATAGGACGCCGCCGCCGAGATCGATTCCTTCATCACGTCGCGCAGATTGCCCGTGACCGTCATCTTGCCCTTGCCGGGCATCATGACGCCTTCGATCGTCAACAGCTCGCCGCCGACATCGGTCCAGGCCAGGCCCGTGACGATACCGACCTGCGGCTCGCTCTCGATCTCGCCGAAGCGGTACTTCGGCACGCCGAGCAACTCTTCCAGAGTCTTCTCGGTGACCTTGACCGACTTCTTCTTGGAGATCATCAGCTCCTTCACCGCCTTGCGGGCGAGTGTGGAGAGCTCACGCTCCAGATTACGCACGCCCGCTTCGCGGGTGTAGCGGCGGATCAACAGCAGCAGCGCGTCGTCGTCGATCGAGAACTCCTTGGAGTCCAGGCCGTGCTTGGACACCGCGTTCGGGATCAGATGCTTGCGCGCGATCTCGACCTTCTCGTTCTCGGTGTAGCCCGCGATCCGGATGATCTCCATGCGGTCCATCAGCGGTCCCGGAATATTGAGCGTATTCGCGGTCGTGATGAACATCACGTTGGACAGATCGTAGTCGACCTCGAGGTAGTGGTCGTTGAAGGTCCCGTTCTGCTCGGGATCCAAAACCTCGAGCAGCGCCGAAGACGGATCGCCGCGGAAATCGGCGCCCATCTTGTCGATCTCGTCCAGCAGGAACAGCGGATTGGACGACTTCGCCTTCCGCATCGACTGGATGATCTTGCCGGGCATCGAACCGATATAGGTGCGGCGGTGACCGCGGATCTCGGCCTCGTCGCGCACGCCGCCGAGCGAGACGCGCACGAACTCACGTCCGGTCGCCTTCGCGATCGACTTGCCGAGCGAGGTCTTGCCGACGCCGGGCGGTCCGACGAGGCACAGGATCGGGCCCGTCAGCTTGTTGGCGCGCGACTGCACCGCGAGATACTCGACGATACGGTCCTTGACCTTCTCCAGCCCGTAGTGATCGGCATCCAGAACCGCCTGCGCCGATTCCAGATCCTTCTTCACCTTGGACTTCTTGTTCCACGGGATCGACAGCAGCCAATCCAGATAGTTGCGCACGACGGTCGCTTCCGCGGACATCGGCGACATCTGGCGCAGCTTCTTCAATTCATGCTGCGCCTTCTCGCGCGCTTCCTTG includes the following:
- a CDS encoding GFA family protein translates to MQVDGQCHCGQITFEAEIDPEAVSVCHCRDCQTLTGSPFRVTAICSNADVRLTAGTPKVYGKRGDNGRMRFQHFCADCGSPLFTSGEGDQADDWGIRWGSIRQRDKLRPVRQIWCQSAAVWIDAVPLLPGRPGD
- the lon gene encoding endopeptidase La; the protein is MTNPKPRPTIVHGETHAYPVLPLRDIVVFPHMIVPLFVGREKSIRALEEVMKNDALIMLATQKNASDDDPTPDAIYETGTLASVLQLLKLPDGTVKVLVEGLERARVQKYTDRSEYYEATAIALADTDAKSVEAEALSRSVVSDFESYVKLNKKISAEVVGVVQAITDFAKLADTVASHLAVKIADRQQILETLSVTTRLEKVLGLMESEISVLQVEKRIRSRVKRQMEKTQREYYLNEQMKAIQKELGDDDGRDELADLEEKISKTKLSKEAREKAQHELKKLRQMSPMSAEATVVRNYLDWLLSIPWNKKSKVKKDLESAQAVLDADHYGLEKVKDRIVEYLAVQSRANKLTGPILCLVGPPGVGKTSLGKSIAKATGREFVRVSLGGVRDEAEIRGHRRTYIGSMPGKIIQSMRKAKSSNPLFLLDEIDKMGADFRGDPSSALLEVLDPEQNGTFNDHYLEVDYDLSNVMFITTANTLNIPGPLMDRMEIIRIAGYTENEKVEIARKHLIPNAVSKHGLDSKEFSIDDDALLLLIRRYTREAGVRNLERELSTLARKAVKELMISKKKSVKVTEKTLEELLGVPKYRFGEIESEPQVGIVTGLAWTDVGGELLTIEGVMMPGKGKMTVTGNLRDVMKESISAAASYVRSRAIVYGIEPPLFDRRDIHVHVPEGATPKDGPSAGVAMATAIISVMTGIPVRHDVAMTGEITLRGRVLPIGGLKEKLLAAARGGIKTVLIPEDNAKDLTEISDAIKGGMEIIPVSRLDDVVAKALVKKPVPIVWEEDTKVTVKPDGDEAAGGLTAH
- a CDS encoding cation diffusion facilitator family transporter — translated: MGSHDHHGHHHHDHAGHGHDHGHNHGSGHAHVHAPANFGTAFAIGISLNTALVVAEAIYGYIGNSTALLADAGHNLSDVLGLVVAWCASIAARRAPSGRFTYGFRASTILAALANAVFLLVATGAIGWEAILRLREPEPVAGVTVMVVAGIGILINGFTAMLFARGRKDDINIEGAYLHMAADAAVSLGVVISAALIIWTGWLWLDPVTSLVICATILWSTTSLLRGSIDMSMAAAPKGTDIAAIKVFLLERPGVSGIHDLHVWPISTTETALTCHLVMPTGAGDAFLMETAQMLRASFRIGHTTLQIETHPDNGCALAPDDVV
- a CDS encoding class I SAM-dependent methyltransferase, coding for MEQPSGHAENADQIAYWNGPSGQRWADRHAAQESLLGPIADMLIDRARPKPGERVLDVGCGSGATTFAFAKAVAPDGFALGLDVSDPMLLQARAFAPKGLPLDFVLADATVHPFEPASFDLLASRFGVMFFADPIASFTNLRRALKPTGRLAFACWREPKENPWMMAPLMAVYKHVPKMPPVGPEEPGPFAFASEERVTRILKGAGFVDVAMEPHNLAMDVAIGGGLDAAVEGSLQIGPASRALQGHPPETYAAAKASIREMLAPFMKGQSVALQGAIWIVTAKAA